From the Planifilum fulgidum genome, one window contains:
- a CDS encoding LysM peptidoglycan-binding domain-containing protein → MKRRGTALIGILCFLLMIAVAWGGRAAGDGPEPTVDVRVEPGDTLWSLARRHADDSVDIRELISDIRRINQLEDAVIHPGQTLKIPVRKGE, encoded by the coding sequence ATGAAGCGGAGGGGAACGGCTCTTATCGGAATCCTTTGTTTTCTGTTGATGATTGCGGTCGCCTGGGGAGGCCGGGCGGCCGGCGACGGTCCGGAGCCGACGGTGGATGTTCGCGTCGAGCCCGGTGACACGCTGTGGAGTCTGGCCCGGAGGCATGCGGATGATTCCGTCGACATCCGGGAACTGATCAGCGATATACGACGGATCAATCAGCTGGAGGATGCCGTGATCCATCCCGGCCAGACACTGAAAATCCCTGTCCGCAAAGGGGAGTGA
- a CDS encoding quaternary amine ABC transporter ATP-binding protein yields the protein MPKIEVRNLTKIFGRHPLRGLALLKQGKSKEEIFRETGMTVGVNRASFSVESGEVFVIMGLSGSGKSTLVRLLNRLIEPTEGTVLVDGDDVTKMSADELRQMRRTKMGMVFQRFALFPHKSVRENVEYGLEVQGVPKRERREKALQSLELVGLRDYADQLPDQLSGGMQQRVGLARALATDPDILLMDEAFSALDPLIRKEMQDEMMELQSTMNKTIVFITHDLDEALRIGDRIALMKDGSIVQIGTPEEILTNPANEYVEKFVEDVNITKVLTAGSVMKRPEVLVLGKEGPRVALKRMRERGLSGLMVVDRTRKLVGILTAEAARSLLDEKSDRSMEDVLVRDVVMAHKDTPVSELLPKMAEKQFSHPAAVIDDQGKLRGVVVQGAIFAALAGNGVKQDEPS from the coding sequence TTGCCGAAAATCGAAGTGAGAAACCTCACCAAAATTTTTGGGCGCCATCCCTTGCGGGGATTGGCGCTGTTGAAGCAAGGCAAAAGCAAAGAAGAAATATTCAGGGAGACGGGGATGACCGTCGGGGTCAACCGGGCTTCCTTTTCGGTGGAGAGCGGAGAAGTTTTCGTGATCATGGGTCTGTCCGGAAGCGGCAAATCCACTCTGGTCCGGCTGTTGAACCGGCTTATTGAACCGACGGAAGGAACGGTGCTCGTCGACGGGGACGACGTGACGAAGATGAGCGCCGATGAGCTTAGGCAAATGCGCAGGACCAAGATGGGAATGGTCTTTCAGCGGTTTGCCCTGTTTCCCCACAAGAGCGTCCGCGAAAATGTGGAATACGGCCTGGAAGTGCAGGGGGTGCCCAAGCGGGAACGCAGGGAAAAAGCTCTCCAGTCCCTGGAGCTGGTGGGTCTGAGGGATTACGCCGACCAGTTGCCGGACCAACTTTCCGGCGGGATGCAACAGCGGGTGGGCCTGGCCCGGGCCCTGGCCACCGATCCGGACATTTTGCTGATGGATGAAGCCTTCAGCGCCCTCGATCCCTTGATCCGCAAGGAAATGCAGGATGAGATGATGGAGCTTCAGTCCACCATGAACAAGACGATCGTTTTTATCACCCACGATTTGGACGAGGCGTTGCGCATCGGCGACCGCATCGCCCTGATGAAAGACGGATCGATCGTCCAGATCGGGACGCCGGAGGAGATCCTGACCAATCCGGCCAACGAATACGTGGAAAAATTTGTGGAAGACGTCAACATCACCAAGGTGCTGACGGCCGGCTCCGTCATGAAGCGGCCGGAGGTGTTGGTCCTGGGCAAAGAAGGGCCCCGGGTGGCTCTGAAACGGATGAGGGAAAGGGGCCTTTCCGGGCTGATGGTGGTTGACCGGACCCGGAAACTGGTCGGAATCCTGACCGCGGAGGCGGCGCGAAGCCTGTTGGATGAGAAGAGCGATCGAAGCATGGAAGATGTGTTGGTGAGAGACGTCGTTATGGCGCACAAGGATACGCCCGTGAGCGAGCTCTTGCCCAAAATGGCCGAAAAGCAGTTTTCTCATCCGGCGGCGGTCATCGACGATCAGGGCAAACTGCGCGGAGTGGTGGTGCAAGGCGCCATCTTTGCCGCCCTGGCCGGAAACGGGGTGAAACAGGATGAACCTTCCTAA
- a CDS encoding ABC transporter permease/substrate binding protein, whose product MNLPKLPLDRWVDKAVRWLQDHFAALFDWISSGIQPLVAFFQSLFTALPPVPTAVLIAALALLASRLSVSLFTLFGLLLIYNLGYWNEAAETISLVLTATTLSVVVGVPLGIVAAKSRRAQNLLTPILDFMQTMPAFVYLIPAVFFFALGAVPGVIASVIFAMPPTIRLTSLGIRQVSGDLIEAAEAFGSTPAQKLFKVQLPLAKSTIMAGINQTIMLSLSMVVIASMIGAGGLGTVVLQAITRLEVGKGFEGGLSIVIIAIILDRITQSLARDRKRTPVREKGKKGRWKAGLAILIVLTMVGAALAQHSVTNQQTVTLTYVNWESEVASTYVLKHVLEEEGFHVELKEVDAGPMFAAVASGDADGTTAAWLPVTHKDYMAEYKDRVVDLGPNLEGTRVGLVVPEYVEADSIEDLKSRAEEFDNRIIGIEAGAGVVQLAEKAIEDYGLDMELVTSSSAAMTASLEKAYRAKEPIVVTGWKPHWKFAKMKLKFLEDTKKTFGETENIHTLVRKGLKEDNPKAYRIMDRFRWTAQDMEEVMLMIQEGKTPEEAAAHWVENHPDKVKEWTK is encoded by the coding sequence ATGAACCTTCCTAAGCTTCCCCTGGACCGGTGGGTGGACAAAGCCGTCCGATGGCTCCAGGATCACTTTGCCGCCCTGTTTGACTGGATTTCGTCCGGGATTCAGCCGCTTGTCGCCTTTTTCCAGTCCCTTTTCACCGCGTTGCCCCCGGTGCCGACCGCCGTGCTCATCGCCGCCTTGGCGCTGTTGGCGAGCCGGCTGTCGGTGTCGCTGTTCACCCTGTTCGGTCTGCTTTTGATTTACAATCTGGGTTATTGGAACGAGGCGGCCGAAACCATCTCCCTGGTGCTGACCGCGACCACCCTTTCCGTCGTCGTCGGGGTTCCCCTGGGCATTGTGGCCGCCAAAAGCCGGAGGGCGCAAAACCTCCTCACTCCGATTTTGGACTTCATGCAGACAATGCCCGCCTTCGTCTATCTGATTCCGGCCGTGTTCTTCTTCGCCCTGGGGGCCGTGCCGGGAGTGATCGCTTCGGTCATCTTTGCAATGCCCCCGACCATTCGCCTCACCAGCCTCGGAATCCGTCAAGTGTCCGGCGACTTGATTGAGGCGGCGGAAGCCTTCGGCTCGACGCCCGCCCAGAAACTCTTCAAGGTGCAACTTCCCCTGGCCAAGTCGACGATCATGGCCGGAATCAACCAGACGATCATGCTTTCCCTGTCCATGGTCGTCATCGCTTCCATGATCGGGGCCGGCGGATTGGGCACCGTCGTGCTGCAGGCGATCACCCGCCTGGAGGTCGGAAAGGGCTTTGAAGGCGGATTGTCCATTGTGATCATCGCCATCATCCTGGATCGGATCACCCAAAGCTTGGCCCGGGACAGGAAACGGACACCCGTCCGGGAAAAAGGGAAAAAAGGGCGATGGAAAGCGGGATTGGCGATCCTGATCGTTCTTACGATGGTCGGCGCCGCCCTGGCGCAACATTCGGTGACAAACCAGCAAACCGTCACCCTGACCTATGTGAACTGGGAGTCGGAAGTGGCCAGCACCTATGTGTTGAAACACGTTCTGGAAGAGGAAGGCTTTCACGTGGAATTGAAGGAAGTGGATGCCGGCCCGATGTTCGCCGCGGTGGCCAGCGGGGATGCGGACGGCACGACGGCGGCTTGGCTGCCCGTGACCCACAAGGATTACATGGCGGAATACAAGGACCGGGTGGTTGATTTGGGCCCCAATCTGGAAGGAACCCGGGTCGGTCTGGTGGTGCCGGAGTATGTGGAGGCGGACTCCATCGAGGATCTGAAGAGCCGGGCGGAGGAGTTTGACAACCGGATCATCGGCATCGAAGCCGGGGCCGGCGTGGTCCAACTCGCGGAAAAAGCGATTGAAGATTACGGTCTGGACATGGAACTGGTGACCAGCTCCAGCGCGGCCATGACCGCGTCCCTCGAAAAGGCGTACCGGGCGAAGGAGCCGATCGTGGTCACCGGTTGGAAGCCTCACTGGAAATTTGCCAAGATGAAATTGAAGTTCCTGGAGGACACGAAGAAAACCTTCGGGGAAACGGAAAACATTCACACCCTGGTCCGGAAGGGATTGAAAGAGGACAATCCGAAGGCCTACCGGATCATGGACCGGTTCCGCTGGACTGCTCAGGACATGGAAGAAGTGATGCTGATGATCCAGGAAGGAAAGACGCCGGAGGAAGCCGCGGCCCACTGGGTGGAAAATCATCCGGACAAGGTGAAGGAGTGGACGAAGTAG
- a CDS encoding acyl-CoA dehydrogenase family protein, with the protein MSFQLSEEQEELRKWARGFAEKEIRPVAAEYDEKEEFPYEVLKKAAKVGLTNYMAPEEYGGGGLTSVMAACLILEELYWGCAGIATSLSAAGLAGLPIYYMGNEEQKKKWIPYLCDPENPRLGAMALTEPGAGSDVKAIQTRAVRDGDEWVINGRKCFITNGGIADLYVVFAKTDPDAGYHGVSAFIVPGDTPGLYGGKKERKMGIRASHTGDVIFDNVRVPHENLLGEENMAFFGAMKMLEYSRPAVAAGAVGVARAAYEYALEYAKQRVQFGRPIFKNQAISFMLADMKTKIDAARLLTWRAAELADRGESCAVEGSMAKAFAAEVAMEVTTNAVQILGGYGYMRDYPVEKWMRDAKILSIYEGTTQIQKKVIAAGL; encoded by the coding sequence CTGAGCTTTCAGCTGTCTGAAGAACAGGAAGAGCTGCGAAAATGGGCCCGGGGATTTGCCGAGAAGGAAATCCGGCCCGTCGCGGCGGAGTACGACGAAAAGGAAGAGTTTCCGTATGAAGTGCTCAAGAAGGCGGCAAAGGTCGGCCTGACCAACTATATGGCCCCCGAGGAGTACGGCGGAGGCGGGCTGACGAGCGTCATGGCCGCTTGCCTGATCCTCGAGGAGCTTTACTGGGGCTGCGCCGGAATCGCCACCTCCCTCTCGGCCGCCGGTTTGGCGGGGCTTCCCATCTATTACATGGGAAATGAAGAGCAGAAGAAAAAATGGATTCCTTATCTGTGCGATCCGGAAAACCCGCGCCTGGGCGCGATGGCATTGACGGAACCGGGGGCGGGGTCCGATGTGAAGGCGATTCAGACGCGCGCGGTCCGCGACGGGGATGAATGGGTGATCAACGGGCGGAAGTGTTTTATCACCAACGGAGGCATTGCCGATCTGTACGTGGTGTTCGCCAAGACCGATCCCGATGCCGGCTACCACGGCGTATCCGCCTTTATCGTCCCCGGGGACACGCCGGGACTTTACGGGGGCAAAAAAGAGCGGAAAATGGGGATTCGCGCCTCCCACACCGGCGACGTGATCTTCGACAATGTGCGGGTGCCCCATGAAAACTTGCTCGGCGAAGAGAACATGGCCTTTTTCGGCGCGATGAAGATGCTGGAGTATTCCCGTCCGGCGGTGGCGGCGGGAGCGGTCGGCGTGGCCCGGGCGGCCTATGAATACGCGCTGGAGTACGCAAAGCAGCGGGTCCAATTCGGCCGTCCCATCTTCAAAAATCAGGCGATTTCCTTCATGCTGGCCGACATGAAGACCAAGATCGACGCCGCCCGCCTTTTGACCTGGCGCGCGGCGGAATTGGCCGACCGGGGAGAATCCTGCGCCGTGGAGGGCAGCATGGCCAAGGCCTTTGCGGCGGAGGTCGCGATGGAAGTGACGACCAATGCCGTTCAGATCCTCGGCGGCTACGGTTACATGCGGGACTATCCGGTGGAGAAGTGGATGCGGGACGCCAAGATTTTGTCCATCTACGAAGGCACGACGCAAATCCAGAAAAAGGTGATCGCCGCGGGATTGTGA
- a CDS encoding SCP2 sterol-binding domain-containing protein: MGKDLKDYTLDEIFQKVEEVLNKEPGPTQGIQAVYQYEISGEGGGTYQLHLSDGKAKVEKGEAANADCTLQMSLDDFRDLLLGNLNGTAAFMAGKLKVKGNLGLAMKMENVLRQYDVKQYI; the protein is encoded by the coding sequence ATGGGTAAAGATTTGAAAGACTACACTCTGGATGAAATATTCCAAAAGGTGGAAGAAGTTTTGAACAAGGAGCCCGGACCGACCCAGGGGATTCAAGCGGTCTACCAGTACGAAATCAGCGGCGAAGGAGGAGGCACTTACCAGCTCCACCTGTCCGACGGAAAGGCGAAGGTGGAGAAGGGCGAGGCGGCAAATGCCGACTGCACGCTGCAGATGTCCCTGGACGACTTCCGGGATCTGCTCCTGGGCAATCTGAACGGAACCGCCGCCTTCATGGCCGGCAAGCTGAAAGTGAAAGGAAACCTCGGGCTGGCGATGAAAATGGAAAACGTGCTGCGTCAGTATGATGTGAAGCAGTATATTTGA
- a CDS encoding tyrosine-type recombinase/integrase yields MHMLPPSDFPVISRRLPENINRIIARFPEAVQDFFLEMISADRSRQTIANYAYDFALFFDFLASRNIGFESVTPRTIQRFFRHIENGYERTVWVKIRSKDPKTGAIRQQWVKRKHFRENSRSGKERKRASLRSLFRFLVKSGYLERDPMQEYEDASLRSRSRRRMPVFLTRDEALRLIKAVDSYHERNRGDHRTFPWIEARDRAILLLLLGTGMRVSELVGLNLNSIQPDGDTARVIVLGKGGRERMLKLNNTAYQALRDYLAQRPSDGIPPEHREALFLNRNRTRLSRKGVYEAIQKYVREANLPPKAANISPHKLRHTLATLLLSNGENLRVVQEILGHSSIQTTQIYTHVINSEKDEALKRLDSLM; encoded by the coding sequence ATGCACATGTTGCCCCCCTCCGACTTTCCCGTCATCTCCCGCCGCCTTCCGGAAAACATCAACCGGATCATCGCCCGTTTTCCGGAAGCGGTTCAGGATTTTTTTCTGGAGATGATCAGCGCCGACCGCTCCCGTCAAACCATCGCCAATTACGCCTATGACTTCGCTCTCTTCTTCGATTTTCTCGCTTCCCGCAACATCGGTTTCGAATCGGTCACTCCGCGCACCATCCAGCGGTTTTTCAGACACATCGAAAACGGGTATGAGCGGACCGTCTGGGTGAAAATCCGCTCGAAGGATCCGAAAACCGGCGCCATCCGGCAACAGTGGGTCAAGCGGAAACATTTCCGGGAAAATTCCCGCAGCGGAAAAGAAAGGAAGAGAGCTTCCCTCCGCTCTCTCTTCCGCTTTTTGGTCAAATCCGGATACCTGGAACGCGACCCCATGCAGGAATACGAGGATGCCTCCCTCCGCTCCCGCTCCCGCCGCCGCATGCCCGTCTTCCTCACCCGGGACGAAGCCCTCCGGCTCATCAAGGCGGTCGACAGCTATCACGAACGCAACCGCGGAGACCATCGCACGTTTCCCTGGATCGAAGCCCGTGACAGGGCCATTCTCCTCCTTCTTCTGGGGACCGGGATGCGCGTGTCCGAGTTGGTCGGTCTCAATCTGAACAGCATTCAGCCGGACGGGGACACGGCGCGGGTGATCGTTCTGGGCAAAGGGGGCCGGGAACGGATGCTGAAATTGAACAACACCGCCTACCAGGCCCTTCGGGATTACCTGGCGCAACGGCCCTCGGATGGCATCCCCCCGGAACACCGGGAGGCCCTCTTCCTCAATCGCAATCGGACCCGCCTCAGCCGGAAGGGAGTGTATGAAGCGATCCAAAAATATGTCCGGGAGGCCAATCTTCCTCCCAAAGCGGCCAACATCTCCCCCCACAAACTGCGCCACACCCTGGCCACTCTGCTCCTCTCCAACGGGGAAAATCTGCGCGTGGTCCAGGAGATTCTCGGCCACTCCAGCATCCAGACAACCCAAATCTACACCCACGTCATCAATTCGGAGAAGGATGAGGCGCTCAAGCGGCTGGACAGTTTGATGTGA
- a CDS encoding Ig-like domain-containing protein: MESLAPPSLRQKRPLCSGRFFSCGDPLTAQLVDGSANETLVLNPDGSFTYTPDVGFSGTDSFTCQASG; this comes from the coding sequence ATGGAAAGTTTGGCGCCGCCATCGTTAAGACAAAAGCGCCCTCTTTGTTCAGGGCGCTTTTTCTCATGCGGCGATCCGCTGACGGCCCAGTTGGTCGACGGTTCCGCCAACGAAACGCTCGTATTGAATCCCGACGGCTCCTTCACCTACACTCCGGACGTCGGCTTTAGCGGCACGGACAGCTTCACCTGCCAAGCCAGCGGGTGA
- a CDS encoding LacI family DNA-binding transcriptional regulator produces the protein MSPKKAGVSTATVSRVLNGHPYVSERSRLAVEEAIRQLNYTPNSSAVHLKRGKTGVIAAIIKRIDHPFMSGLMQGIGEVALRKGYQIMVCQTRLQAREELRFLHLLQTKQVDGILLEDMQNDWKEVAPYAACGSLVLVNSYEEKANVPMVYVNNYNGARQALLHLVEKGHRAIAVCLAKRNNTLCTVQGPRWRAYQDVLAEAGIEINSRYVFENVGTSNVLSGKELFRAIREMSNKPTALFTGSDQVAAGFILEAQRHGVRIPEDIAVVGFDNQPIAELMDITTVYQPTREMGEHASEILFRLIEGSPVDPSVVEMPHQLVVRSTT, from the coding sequence ATATCGCCAAAAAAGGCCGGTGTTTCGACGGCCACCGTCTCCCGGGTGTTGAACGGGCATCCGTACGTGTCCGAACGGAGCCGTCTGGCGGTTGAAGAAGCCATTCGCCAGCTGAATTACACCCCCAATTCCTCGGCGGTTCATCTGAAGCGGGGAAAAACCGGGGTCATCGCCGCCATTATCAAGCGCATCGATCACCCCTTCATGAGCGGCTTGATGCAGGGAATCGGCGAGGTCGCCCTGAGAAAGGGATACCAGATCATGGTGTGTCAAACCCGGCTTCAGGCGCGGGAAGAACTGAGATTTCTCCATCTGTTGCAGACCAAACAGGTGGACGGCATCCTTCTGGAAGACATGCAAAACGATTGGAAGGAGGTGGCGCCCTATGCCGCCTGCGGATCGCTCGTTCTGGTGAATTCCTATGAGGAAAAAGCCAACGTTCCCATGGTTTACGTCAACAACTACAACGGCGCCCGGCAGGCCCTCCTCCACCTGGTGGAAAAAGGGCACCGAGCGATCGCCGTCTGCCTGGCGAAACGGAACAACACCCTTTGCACGGTGCAGGGTCCCCGCTGGCGGGCCTATCAGGATGTCCTTGCCGAAGCGGGAATCGAAATAAACAGCCGCTATGTTTTTGAAAATGTAGGCACGAGCAATGTCCTCTCCGGAAAAGAACTCTTCCGGGCCATACGGGAGATGTCGAACAAACCCACCGCCCTGTTCACGGGCAGCGACCAAGTGGCCGCGGGCTTTATCCTCGAGGCGCAGAGGCACGGGGTCCGGATACCCGAAGACATCGCCGTCGTCGGCTTTGACAACCAACCGATCGCCGAACTGATGGATATCACAACCGTATATCAACCCACCCGGGAAATGGGAGAACACGCCTCGGAAATCCTGTTCCGCTTGATCGAGGGTTCGCCCGTCGACCCAAGCGTCGTCGAAATGCCTCACCAATTGGTGGTGCGGTCCACCACCTGA
- a CDS encoding SRPBCC family protein codes for MEDYLPGTSKSPAAEHRAPMSNPNELYIARTFDAPQEQVYKAFTDPEHLKQRVEMRGFPGKCCGARPEGLVYTNSFIEEGTRSAHSASLGR; via the coding sequence TTGGAGGATTATCTGCCCGGCACTTCAAAAAGTCCCGCCGCGGAACATCGCGCTCCAATGTCCAATCCGAACGAGTTGTATATCGCGCGCACCTTCGATGCGCCGCAGGAGCAGGTGTACAAGGCGTTTACGGATCCGGAGCATCTGAAGCAACGGGTGGAGATGAGAGGTTTCCCCGGAAAATGTTGTGGAGCAAGACCGGAGGGGCTCGTCTACACCAATTCCTTTATTGAGGAGGGCACACGGTCCGCTCATTCGGCTTCACTTGGTCGCTGA
- a CDS encoding cadherin-like domain-containing protein — MIVNILNSVFNFVQGVVSTIFGSGVLPPQPPLPPPPQLRPIARDDFYTTDEGTPLSVPAPGVLANDFDFRGLPLTAILISNPSNGTLTFNSDGSFVYTPNAGFTGTDTFTYQASNGVSRSLVATVTITVNATNQPPVANDDSYTTDVDTPLTVPAPGVLANDTDPNGDPLTAQLVDGPANGTLVLNPDGSFTYTPDTGFSGTDSFTYQASDGSALSNVATVTIDVGLTP, encoded by the coding sequence TTGATCGTCAACATCCTCAATAGCGTGTTCAATTTCGTTCAAGGGGTTGTTTCCACGATCTTCGGCTCCGGCGTTCTTCCGCCGCAACCGCCGCTTCCTCCGCCGCCTCAGCTTCGACCCATCGCGCGGGACGATTTCTACACCACCGATGAAGGAACCCCTCTCTCTGTCCCTGCTCCCGGCGTGCTGGCCAACGATTTTGACTTCAGGGGACTTCCCCTCACGGCCATTTTGATCAGCAATCCGTCCAACGGCACGCTGACATTCAACTCGGACGGCTCCTTTGTCTACACGCCGAATGCCGGCTTCACAGGGACGGACACCTTCACGTATCAAGCCAGCAACGGGGTTTCCAGATCCCTGGTGGCCACGGTCACCATTACTGTAAACGCCACGAACCAGCCTCCCGTCGCCAACGACGATTCCTACACGACTGATGTGGATACACCCCTCACGGTTCCTGCTCCCGGAGTCTTGGCCAACGACACCGATCCGAACGGCGATCCGCTGACGGCCCAGTTGGTCGACGGTCCCGCCAACGGAACGCTCGTATTGAATCCCGACGGCTCCTTCACCTACACTCCGGACACCGGCTTTAGCGGCACGGACAGCTTCACCTACCAAGCCAGCGACGGAAGCGCCCTGTCCAATGTCGCCACTGTCACTATTGATGTTGGGTTGACTCCGTGA
- a CDS encoding DUF2642 domain-containing protein, with amino-acid sequence MVLNNTLNEVFDFVEEVLGIVLNRGVPDDQSIRRLFQSYMGMNVTVETTGGDVTGQVTFVGADFLELQAGGEIILIPFSSIIFVSPQGGVM; translated from the coding sequence GTGGTGTTAAATAACACGCTGAATGAAGTATTTGATTTTGTCGAAGAGGTCTTGGGTATCGTTCTCAACCGGGGCGTTCCGGACGACCAATCCATCAGACGTTTGTTCCAATCCTACATGGGAATGAACGTCACCGTTGAAACGACCGGAGGCGACGTAACCGGACAAGTAACCTTTGTCGGTGCCGATTTCCTCGAATTGCAGGCGGGCGGGGAGATCATTTTGATTCCGTTCAGCAGCATTATCTTTGTCTCTCCCCAAGGAGGTGTGATGTGA
- a CDS encoding NAD-dependent epimerase/dehydratase family protein, with product MILITGAAGYIGTKLVDFLSKRGMPIRAIDNFRVQTVSEINGVPIEKMDLTVEEDVKKMVRDVRTIIHLGAISDVAQCETQARDAVLINLLSLKYLIREAVNAGVEKIIFPSSFAVYDPRSTTITEQSPANPRNFYGQLKKWAEELLLAEQERGNLETVIFRQANVYGRSRVPKQTVVESFCKALLANQKIQVRGTGRQTRNFIHVDDVVWAYHQALSPSVRGIYNLGGEETLSIWDLAQLVNQVGRECLGRSVPVVRRQKGAFKEERTHFAAVDTGKIKTLFRGRKLKSLKEGIREYFLDPA from the coding sequence ATGATTCTGATCACCGGCGCGGCGGGATATATCGGAACCAAGCTGGTGGATTTTCTCTCCAAAAGGGGCATGCCGATCCGGGCCATCGACAATTTCCGGGTGCAGACCGTGTCTGAAATCAACGGCGTGCCCATCGAAAAAATGGATCTGACGGTGGAAGAAGATGTGAAAAAGATGGTCCGGGATGTCCGCACCATCATCCATTTGGGAGCCATCAGCGACGTCGCCCAGTGCGAAACCCAGGCAAGGGACGCGGTCCTGATCAACCTGCTCTCCCTCAAATACTTGATCCGCGAAGCCGTCAACGCAGGAGTTGAAAAAATCATTTTCCCGTCTTCTTTTGCCGTCTACGATCCCCGTTCGACGACGATCACCGAGCAATCGCCGGCAAATCCCAGAAACTTCTACGGACAGCTCAAGAAGTGGGCGGAAGAGCTGCTTCTCGCCGAACAAGAAAGAGGCAATCTGGAAACCGTGATCTTCCGGCAGGCCAACGTTTACGGCAGGAGCCGGGTGCCGAAGCAAACCGTGGTGGAAAGCTTCTGCAAGGCGCTGCTTGCCAACCAAAAAATCCAGGTCCGCGGGACCGGACGACAGACGCGCAACTTCATCCACGTGGATGACGTGGTGTGGGCCTATCATCAGGCCCTTTCCCCTTCCGTCCGCGGCATCTACAATCTCGGCGGGGAAGAAACCTTGAGCATTTGGGACCTTGCCCAACTGGTCAACCAAGTAGGACGGGAATGCCTCGGACGGTCGGTTCCCGTCGTCCGCCGGCAAAAAGGCGCCTTTAAAGAAGAAAGAACGCATTTTGCCGCTGTGGATACCGGAAAAATAAAAACGCTCTTCAGGGGGAGAAAATTGAAAAGCCTCAAAGAGGGGATACGGGAATACTTCCTGGATCCCGCCTAG
- a CDS encoding N-acetyltransferase, which yields MNPFVHPQARLGRNVRIGLFSYIGSGVIVGDDVEIGSHVIIHDRTWIGDRVRIGDHTIVGKAPMRGKGENTPPARIGNNVQIGSGSILYRGCVVGEDCFIADLATVREHVVIGRKCVVGRGVALENHIHIGDRVKLETNAYITAYSRLEDDAFVAPCVVTSNDPFAARAPRPIAFKGVHVKRGGRIGAGAVLLPGVTVHEEGFVAAGSVVTRDVPVKTIVKGVPAKPYRTVPEDQWLSNLPPRSP from the coding sequence TTGAATCCCTTCGTTCATCCGCAGGCCCGGCTTGGAAGAAATGTCCGCATCGGGTTGTTTTCCTATATCGGTTCAGGGGTGATCGTGGGGGACGATGTGGAGATCGGTTCCCACGTGATCATCCACGACCGGACGTGGATCGGGGACCGGGTGCGAATCGGCGACCACACGATTGTGGGAAAGGCGCCGATGAGAGGAAAGGGGGAAAATACTCCCCCCGCAAGGATCGGAAACAATGTGCAAATCGGGAGCGGCAGCATCTTGTACCGCGGATGCGTCGTCGGGGAAGATTGCTTCATTGCGGATCTCGCCACCGTGCGGGAACATGTGGTGATCGGAAGGAAGTGCGTCGTCGGCAGAGGGGTGGCGCTGGAAAATCACATCCACATCGGAGACCGGGTCAAGCTGGAGACCAATGCATATATCACGGCCTATTCCCGTTTGGAGGACGACGCGTTTGTGGCTCCCTGCGTGGTCACATCGAACGATCCCTTTGCGGCCCGCGCCCCGCGTCCGATCGCCTTTAAGGGGGTGCATGTAAAAAGAGGAGGAAGAATTGGAGCCGGAGCGGTCTTGCTTCCGGGAGTGACGGTTCATGAAGAGGGATTTGTCGCTGCGGGAAGTGTGGTGACAAGGGATGTTCCCGTCAAAACCATTGTCAAAGGGGTGCCGGCCAAACCCTACCGGACGGTTCCCGAAGACCAGTGGCTTTCCAATCTTCCCCCTCGATCGCCCTAG